The window aaaatttcaacCTCAAGTAAAGTCGTGACCTAACATGAAATTTTGGACTTATCACTGTTGGTATGTTAGTTGTTAATCTTGTTTCCAAATTACATAATGAGACACGCTAGTGCAGCCACATGGTTGGAGTATTGGGTTAATTGAAATGGACCATTATTTGAATATGGGCCTAAGCTCTTAACATTGTTATTGTTGAAAGGGGTCTCTACTTAGAAATGGAAGCCTGTTTAGTTCTTtgatgaaaaataacaaaaactttggccatttatatgtattttaagACTCAACACAAGTGGCTTTTGGTTGCGAcaccttttcaaaaacatatttctaTTTCCGATTCCATCCAAGCTTTGTTAAGATTGTTGGTAATTGGATTACAAATCATTCAATTCGATTTACGGTTTGAAAtagaacaatttaaattttttcaaactgtgtCCTTGCATTTATCATGTTATATGgtatatgcatttttttttctattattaaagTTGTATTTAACAAGTGTTtgaaggcaaaaaaaaaaaatccaatgaAAATATgggagaaaataaattaaaccaatcaatgatgatgatgatggctAATGGGGATTGATtcctttattaaatttgtttgttttggaaGAAATATGTATAATGGGACTTGACTTGATCACTTGATGACTTGACTACCCAATTTGTTGATATTAACATCCTAACTCTTAACCTAAGTTTGGGACTCAAAAGTGTTAATTAGCCTTTGCCTTTTCCACCAATCACTCCATCAGtccaataatttcatttctttccatttcaacTTCCTTTTCCTAAATTCAActttacttttctctttttttttctagattaataatatataatggtggattgttttttttaatgcaattGGAGTCCTTCACATTTGAATCATACCAACATGTTAATTAGTTAGGTTCGATTTGACTGTAACAATAGATTCAAAActctaattcttttatttgagaTATACTCACTTTTATCTTACtcatatttatgtttgaagTTTAGATTTACATTTACGATCataattaaagtttagaaaattgaaaaatcaaagtgaatttaaggttattttcgaacatagaaaaatgaatcaaaatatttataaaatataacaaaacatctAGATAAATTGCGACACACCAAAATACATTACTATGTGAGTTCACATATACAAATAGTAATGGATcatgtgatattttgtaatatttgtaaatatttttataaatgttttcatttaaaaccattttctaaaattaattaataaattatagataaaaaaaaaagtgagaccAAAGTCAATATTATTGTAAAGtaaaaagaagtaaatttaaaagaaaaagaaaaaggagagaaagggagagtttgaagttttgaattaAAGTAATCCGTATTccttgttttaaaacaaaaaagggcCATAACCCTATTGATATGGTACATCGTAAAAAAAAGGACCTATTATATGCATTGCCtaattttagtattatttacaaaaaagacaaaattattgCACCAAtactttaaattatatcatgatgataaaaaaaaaaaacaaattttaaaaactaccattactcaaattgaaaatgattaatttaaaaaacgtgGAAAAGATAAGAGTGTAATGTTGATATGTGatgtttggtttgttttaGGGTCCATACTTGAAAAGAGTAATGTGGAAATAGGAAACCCATTTGGTAGATAGATACCTACTTGTAGGCCAAAATAGTCTAAAAGAAAcccttattctttttttaaaaaataatataatatatatacaactcttttttaaaaagagaataaaaaaaaagaagtagtAATATTAAAAGCACATAAAGAAATGGTTAGGATTTCTAACTTTTTGGAGCTTAGTTGTAAAGGGAGAGGTGCttccacatatatatatatttgtgcaAATATGGAAAATGCAAATTTATTCTCCTAACAACTTCTTTGTGTTCATCTGTTTTCTTTATTAGATTTTAGACAAAATGTCTGATATCATTGTTTAtcttataacatttttatttttaaactcaaaatatgaaaacatattttagtAACGTTATTACATATCATCTTTTAATGCTacttatgatatttttataaatgctCTTTAAGCACCTAATTTCAACCTTTAAATAAGGGTTTTATTCTCCACTTCATTTAATGGTaaagcataaataaataaataaataacaatattcataagtttaatttttataaatataagaaattatgaatgtaaatgaagtttttatatttttgagtTTAGAGAAATAGTGAGATGATATGTAAGATttgtataaaattgaaatgttgaaaTGTTGaggttgatattttaataaataattaacaaaaacgtGTTTTACAAATTAGACCACAATTTGATGATTCATTagattgtttgaatttaattgataaGGTATAAGTACCAGAATGGATTGAAACTGAATGCAACCACTTGAGTAGACAAGATAGAGAGatttgaacataaaaaaaagtgactACACTATATATCTTTATATCAATACAACTATCATTTTCCTAATATATACccatatacattatattttatttactaacTAGTCAAacctatatgtatatataatacagTGAATCTTTTTTCATGGGACTTTATAattcaatacaagttatttaaaaagagtaaacaggaaatttgataaaatatttatggaaaaattGGTTGTAATTATAGAAGCAAAAAAAGTGTAATCGAAAAAGGGAAATTAGGGGCATACAATAgagagaataaactaaaagatgaaaccataattttttattaacttgGAAATGGTCTAATATCTGAATGTTTTGGatgattcttttttgttcattttcttcaGTGGGATCATGGAAGTTGGAGCGAAGATTATGAAGATAATGGATTGGAAATACCGTATTATACGCTAATTTCTTGGATTTTAtggcttttgttttcttcttcgttACATTACAATTTTCTCATTCAGCATCGGGATTCcaatctctttcttctctctctttcttctcttaaataaccattttcatttccaatCTTCAAAAGGGTATCAGAATTTCCAGTTGTGGACCTGAAAAAACTCATCTCTTAAATGCCAACCACAATCGgttttttcatcttcaaagcTCTGTGATTCCACAATTCGATTTGATGGGTTACCTCTCTTGCCGAGCGGAATCTGCAATTTCGACTTCGAATTCCTTAACCCCATCTTCTTCTACCAATTCCTCGCATAAATTAGAGAAACCCCTTAAGATCCAGCAGTTCGATTACAGTGATCTTGAGGCCGCCACTAATGGGTTCTCTGATCAGAAGCTTTTAGGCAAAGGTAGCCATGGATATGTGTATAAAGCTGTTCTTGGTGGTCGTCTTGTGGCTGTGAAAAAATCCTCTCGAGCTCAGATTGTTGCTCCTCCTCCTGCTCGTCCTGCTTCGTTGTCTTCTTCAATGGCTTCTTGTGAAATCACCAATGAAGTGGACAATGAGATCGAGATTTTGTCCAAAATCCAGAGCCCCAGATTGGTTAATTTGGTGGGTTTTACAAATGATTCCAAGGATAGGCTTCTGGTGGTTGAATTTATGAGCAATGGTACGCTTTATGATGTGATTCATTCGGGTTCGAGACCTCTTTATTGGGGTCGAAGGATTCGATTAGCCTTACAAACTGCTAAGGCTATTGAAACTCTCCATGCTTCAAATCCCCCTGTAATTCATAGAGATATCAAGTCTGCTAATGTGCTAATTGACAGGAATTACAATGCTAGATTGGGGGATTTCGGGCTGGCGATTCAGGGTTACGCTGATGATTATCGACTCCGGTCGACGCCCCCGGCAGGAACCATGGGGTACCTTGATCCTTGCTATGTCACCCCTGATAATTTAAGTACTAAAACCGATGTGTTTAGCTTTGGAATTTTGTTGTTGGAGATTATCAGTGGAAGGAAAGCTATTGATGTTGGATATTCCCCTCCTTCTATTGTTGATTGGGCTGTTCCTCTCATTAAGAAAGGGAAATTAATGGCCATTTATGATCCTAGAATTGCTCCTCCTAAAGACCCTATTGTTAGAAAACAATTGGCTGTTATTGCTGCTAAATGTGTGAGGTCTTGTAGAGAGAGGAGACCTTCTATGAAAGATGTGGTTGTTTGGCTTACTGGGTTGAGCAAACTGGTTCCTCTGCATTCATGGAATGGCTTTAACAATCCATGTTTGATGGTGGAGACTGTAGGACGACCAGTCGAAATGAGGAATTCGCAATCGAATTTGAGAAGTCCTAGTGTAGAGGATGGGGATTTGGATGTGGGTAATGCAAAAATGTCACGGCGAGACATTAAAAACTCAAGGAGAGTTTATTCTGATTTGGGGATCAGTAATAACTTGATGGATCTCATGGCTTGTATTGAGGAGGAATCTGGATTTCGAGACGAGTCTAACCGTGTCGGGTCTCATTCGAGATTCTCCAACCGTTTCTTTAGTTCTAGATTTGTTAGTGGAAGGAATCATGAATTGGAGGCCAAATGAAAACTTATATGTTGTGGAAGAGTTGGCATGCTTGAAGCTTCAGAGATCATTCTGTTGATGATACACacacaattcaattcaattcaaaactttaatgCAATAATCTGAGGTTGCATCAGATCTTGGCTGGGTTTTGACTTGTGAGCTTCTCTTTCTtgcaaatttcaaattgtagGTAAATTTTTTGGCAGCTTGATTTTTTTCTGTGTTCAATCAATCTAATGATCTCAAGCAAGGTTAATTATAGATCATGGGCACATTGCTGATGTACCtcttatttgttatttctgTTATTGACTGATTGCTGATTGTTCATATGTTATGGTAAATTGAGTCTTTGTGTATGATAAAGATAAAGATTCTTTTCAATGGCATTCAAGCTGTATCACACTTCAAAAGCTGTTGATTGAGAAGTATAAGTTCAAAAATTGgttgattttggttttatatttcaaacatgATGTTCTCTTATGTTTTGTGttatatttcttgttttatcTTTATGTCCCTGTGCCCTTATAATAGAAAACAAGTATGTCCCATTAGATGCCAAATAGATTTAACATGTATGAACCAGAAGGtcaaatgtttctttttcttatgttgAAATATCTTTAAAACCACCATTTGTTGCCTCAATGGTCCATGGAtgtaaaccaaaattttctaaacaagtATGTCCCATGAGTTTAAACTACAGTACACGGATTTTCCATGATCAGTCGAGATGTGTTAAAAGGTTATTACTTGTTAGGTTCTCTTCATCAGAAACAGGAACAAGAACTTATCATTGATAATTGAAAAGTTATAGGAGACGAAACCACCATTTGTTGACTCAATGGTCCATTGATAAGGTGTAAACCGAAACTTTTGAAACCATGAGTTTAAACTACAGTACACAGAATCGAGATGTGTTAAAAGTTGTTAAGCTCTCTTTGTTAGGAACAAGAATGAAAACTTATCATtgataatttagaaattataaGTCTTAACCGACTCTCATCAAGAACAGAAACTTCTAAACCCATAAACCGAAAACCGAAACataataattgcaaaaatcTTAAGAGAGAGCCACTACAAAAAGCTGCACAGGTCTTTACTTGCAAGCAAGTGAGATAGCTTTCTTTGCCCTTTTGTTTTGCTTGAATCAAATTGCTTCTATGTGGTCCTGAAAGGCAAATTCAAACCTTCACCATTATTTTCCATATggaaagtttttgttttaggcACTGCTATAGGGTGAATATGAAGCCAAAGAAGGTCATTGCATGGCCCAAAGGATACACTTCTTAGAGGAGAATAAGGATCATGTTTTGTCCAAACACAAGAAAACACATAGAAACTGACAACCAGCTTCACCCAACAggtgatttttttaatgtcttCTCTGTCTCTGCTTTGATTCTTCCTTCTGAATACACTATTAACTTACTGACTAACACTAGTGACTTCACTCACATGCATCTCCAACCAGTTTGTTTTGAAACTCatttcataactattttgtttctagCCTTCTGATTATTAGAGAtaaatttcctttctttttgtagttttaCATCTTGTATAACTCTCTCAAAATCTTAGATTTTCTCCCTTCAATATGTTCTTCAAAACCTATACTATTCTCTAAACAACTGGCCTCTTTCTCACCAAGGTTGTGCTTGCTtgatttgttgtttgtttatttaaatggAAGGTTTGGATTCATATAGATAAACACAAAAGAACTTTCACACCGTTTCAACCAGGATACTcgtatttcttttgtttttgacaatttctttaaaagcGACGAcatttatattgatattttgatgCTTGCAAGggtttgacatttttttctttatataagtAAAACAAATCCGTctaacataaagaaaaaaataagtaacaaagtttaaaattttaacttatttaatacaatttgtgttgtaaatatttattagtgtcattttaaaattgagtctttgacatttttattaaaatctttgATTGAATATGGTACAATGTAAAACcactaattaatatatatatatatatatgtctctctaattatataataatatgacAATCAGGTTGTAATACTATAATAATCTCCCTATATCACAAGCTTCTGTGTATTTAAAATCATTGCAACTCAGATATTATAgctgtttatatatatatttatcttttattagtGTCAATTAAAAGGACAAAATAGCTAACTACATCCTATTACCCAATAATTAACCTATTAAATAATGACTTGTTATACCTTTATAATCtatatgcttaattttaatttgatttttaagctttgaaaagtttgattGAGTACATCTAAATTATGATGTTGAAACTCTCAATTTCTAACTCTAGAAAAGGGAGAGTTGTTTATGAATGATATGTTTACGTTCTATATCATCTCATCATAGCTTgccaaaatattttactttaatttttttattttcggTTGAAGATTTTAGTAACTTCATAAACTCACTTTCGTAATGTCTTTTTTATGAACAATTTTGGGATTAGAAATGTCATAGTGAACTTTTAATCTCTCGGGatgaaagtattttttttctttttttaatcaagtCTAGGGATGAAAGTTGTGTCAATTACTATATTTGTGATGGAAACATTTAATGAAGgagttttttagaaaatataacaaaacgtgaaaatatttacacattacacaacaattttgaaaaagaaaaatggccaCAACCCCATaatatgaaataacaaaaatacactACGATTAATCGACCACAAAAATATCCTATGATTAATTGACCATGCGAAAAGtttctaatttaaacaatcatataAAATAGCCTAAAAGatcttttaaatattggtACACGACTGTTCAGATCttggtaaacgatcgtttGAATCTATTACTTATCTATCTGGAATAGACAGTGATGATGATCTATCTATGTCTATATGAGATAGGCGACTAATCGTGTATCaatatctaaacaatcttggaACACGATAttataccaaatctaaatctaaacgatattgtACGAAgttcgtttagattttggtacacgattatgtagtgaaaaaagagaagaaaaaaaatagagatgatgaagaaaaaagaaattctaaaataGGAAATGAGAAAATCACAAACAAGAAGAagtgaaaatataaagaagaagaagtaataatataaagaagatGTGCGGTAATTCAGTACTCCGTTCTGcgaaattcaaaaccaacaaagataaatctagaatttatgaaaaaacaataatgtgaCTTTATAgacttttaatttctattataaatatttgcttgAGTCAAActacataataattaattgggtgaattaattacttaaaaaataatattgtaaagttatcttaaataaaaaaagaccTAATTccaaaaagtttgtttaatattGAGAAAGAGTGTGAACAATAGGAagcttttttccttctttactTTCAACTTACCCCATTCCCATCATTCATTCACAATGGTTGGTTGCTTTCGACTTCACCAAAATTTAAGGGATTTGTGCCCttacattttcatatgcatATACCCTGACAAAATattcgtttttttctttcctgcATTCGGTCTATTGTGAGAAATCGGGTCGTTGAAagtgtatataattttttttttaaagaatagaCGTTATActgtgtttttttaattcgAATCTCGACTTTCTGTCATCTTCTAATTGtcctatatatattctttgatttgaaatttcatgaTCTAAGTTGAattgaaggggaaaaaaatatcataaccCATTTGCCAAAATGATCAAATTGAAGGCCAATCTCAACCATGAAGTCAAAAAAGTTGGGTTAATgtcaatttcatattctaataATTCTAAAGCATTATTGAAGTTTCTTTCTCCTAAGAACTATCATTTCTagaaaatgttctttttataAAGATAATTAAGGAGGATTATGAATCTTTGATTGGCtctttaattatattgtgAGTTAAACTCCATAAGACTAAAAGTATATACTACATTGTTTCTTAAACCGATGTTACATGTGCTTTAAGCAATTGAGATATATTCTTAAAGACAATATGAGGTAAGGTGTAGTTTACTCGTTAAAGTAAAAGttcctttcatttattttgaaactaaatttgCAATAGTAATTGTTTTGGAGAAGATTTTTGTCTATActctttcaaatatatatatatagaactaAAATCATTACAATAGCTTCAGTTTTAATCAAGTTAATGTTATTGCTTCGGAGCACAAAGGGTTTGTActtgacaaaatattataagaaaattagaaaagagtaaTGATAAAATACAGAAATTGTGACCAAACACAGTGATATGAAAACTTgttaatgtaaattaaaaagtattgAATAATGTGAAAAAGAGAACCAAAGTCAAAGCGAAGTTGAAGCCAAATACTAAAagacattcataaatacaacaaaatagaaaaccaAACAACAACCTCTcccaagaaagaaaaagggtaaTTCTTTTGTAGAAATCTAAGAAAGGTTGTGTGTATGTTAGCCATTagcaaaaagtaaagaaagtaaagaataatttcaatattctCTTCCACATCTCATGGCTTTTATACAGCTATGTTATTTTCAAAGTGCACATGTCACATCCCCTCTATCCTCTCTTCACAAATTATTTTGGATTCAATCATTTTAGTCTTACTTCCCATTGCAATTTCATTCTCTTTAgcaccaaaatcaaaattgatttgtgAATATATTATTAGAACCACATAAAGTTAGATCTTCATAAGAAATTGAGGCAATTAGAGAAGTGTTTGGTTAGTTTGATTATGACACCCAACCTAGAGAAATTATTACATCAAGTGCCTTTACTCTTGTATATCTCCTTTTCcctttataataattataaatcttgaagcttggtggttttttttctctctttttttttaaaaaatctttacaTTGAGAAATATAGAAACACTCTCACACACCCATAGCTTTTATTTACATTGAGAAATACAGAAACactctcactctctctctcagTCTCTCTCTAACACACACATCCaatgttttaaattgtatttatttaaatactaCAAGGTTGTTTATCTTAATTAAAGGAAACATTGGAAGAGAGTGTGTAgcattgattttaatttatactttatacATGGTTGGTCAAAAGATACAAGTTATGAGATAGGCacataaaagttcaaaagtaATTTGAGATGATATTCCAATGGAAGCATTTCTaatgaaagttaaaatttaaaataaacaattcatttccattttaaaattagagtCACAACTCCTTTGACCAATAGACTTCACTTTCTCTACAATCTAGTTCTTTTTCCATATTATACAATCtctcccttttcctttttaagtGTTCATTCtctttgaaattataaaaagtacACAAAAATCGTCTCTTAAATCAAGTTGCCTGTACTTGATCAACTTTGTAAACGAGATAGTATGAAGTATGGAAAGACTCAACTAGCTTCTTTTATGATAAGAAGTGAAAACTTATACAATTGTTTTGTCATTGATCTCCATTCTAAACATCAATGCCTATCCTTTTTTTAAGCTCGCCCACGACATTTTGATACGTGGTACAAGACCAACCTTTGAGGGCCATAAGTATTATTCATGTTAAGAAACATATTGCTCGTGTGTGTAATTTCTTTACTGTAGTTTGTGTTAAGATATTGATGAACAGATGAGTAAACAAATTTACTGATTTCTTAGCTTGAAGTTACTTGTGTCTTTTTAACCTATAAAGAatagaaagggaaaaaaaagagagaaaaacgaacagacaaacaaatattaagaATTCTCACATATCACCACAGTTTGTGAGTTTGTCACAAATGCAGAagattaacaatttatttcatattaacTCACCTTTCAATCCATGgtaatataatgaaatatttcatCCCAAATGCCAATTATCAAATGCAACTATCTCAGCCCAAAGTCCAAGTAAATACTATAACTAAATTTTCCCACATTTGATTGTAGTTTTCATCTTCTAAAGTTACAAATATGCCCCcatataaacaaagaaaagagaatggCTTTCCTTCACTATTCAAACCAAATTATCCACCATAATAAATTCACACTAATCAGAGTTCAGACAAGGCACTAACTTATATTAGGatgtttctatttaatttatgaagGTGACAGCATAAAATGTCTTTCTAGAAAACCAAGTTTTAAGGTAAGAAAGTGCTGAAATTCAACGAGGCAAGCAGTTTTGAAATTCAACTagctttcaacaaaattaggATATGTCAAATGGAAGGTACAATGAAAAGACACTCTAACAAGGAAGGACCTTATGCAAGCTAAACAAATGGCTGTGATGAAACTCGACTCAGGCTGTGATTTATAAAAacgaagaaaaataaaaataattaaaaattggacTTTCTCCTCAGTTCTAAACTACAAAATAAGAACCAACAGAAGTCTACTGTTATCCTCCAGCTATCATTGCTAACTCTTTCAATAGAAACCAGTCAAGATCATAGAGGAAAACGTTGGGGCAAAATCCGGCAGCAGCAACCAAGGGACGTCATTCTTGTGTTTGTGTGTATATCGGTGGCACAAGAAGGGTAGCTATAAGGTGGGAAAAGAATTTccaaaaggtaaaaaaaaaatagccagAAATGACTATCATGTGTTGCACTAACTCAACCTCATGCTCTGCCTCGTCTTGATCATTCGTTTCAGCGTAGCCAGCCAGAAGCTGCACTCGTCCCATTCGCTTGTGGTGAGAAGCACCTATAAGCAGCAATAAGTGAATGTGTCTCATTTTGAATTGTAGAACAAAACAAGATAGTAAGAACTTTATAGAACAAATACCTGGATCTGCAGTGCACGACCATAATCGCCAGTATCTAGAGCTTGGCAGAGCTGACCAAGCTTATCAGCAGCATTTTTAGATATATCCCCACTGTTCAGTTTGCTGAACAATGCACCCATCTTCCTTGAGTTGTCTTCAATTTCCCGCTTCTTACCCGGATTTGCCCGCGCACCTCCCAGTGCTTCTGAGGTCTCATTGAAAAGTCTGGTCAACGTTGCTACCACAGGTTTTTGATGAGCTGCAGAGTATTAATCAGTTATTggatctaaaataaatatatgtgcGTAAGTTGTATGGAGTGAAAAGTAAAACAAGTTCAACCACTATCCAGATTACATCATTATAAATGAACAATGAATTGTAATGAGAATGAATTTCGGAAAACTGAGCAGAATATAACTAACAATTACCAGGTACGTTTGAAGTATCTGCAGTCTGCACGGTTGGTGGTGGGGCTGGAGGCATCACCGCTGGCTGTGTTGGAGCAGATTGTGTGGGGCTGGGAGGCTGAACCAAACCCATTCCAGGTAGCTGAACGGCTCCTGGATTAGGAACTGGCATGAATCCCCTAGAAGGTGGAGCGGGAGCCACAACCTGAGGCATTTTATGCCCAGGAACTGAATCCATGTGCGATGGGACAGGACCAACTGAAGCAGCTGGTATAGGTTGATAAGTAGGATTTGCAATTCCCTGAAATATTTGAGAaacaaatgttaaattatCGTTAAAAAGTATCTTTTACACCTAAAATGAAATGACTTTATCCATCATCAATGAAGAAGGATTACTAACAGGGTACAACTGAGAACCCAAAGTGGGCGGCTGTTGatatttttccatatttctCAAAGCAGAAGGTGTTGCAGGAACAAATGGCCTCGGAGCAGGCTGACCCGGGGGTGCAGAGAAATTTGTCTAAAACAAAcaccaaattattattattagaccAAACCAACCCAATTCTTAGAAGAATTTCAAGCAGCCTCGAGAAACAGTATCTTAAATAGAATGCAAGCCATGATAACCATTAGCATCATTTACATCACCTTGACACTTACTCCAAAAGTACTTTCCAAAAAATCTTCGAAGAAATGCCAGTAAACACTGGAATTC of the Cucumis sativus cultivar 9930 chromosome 3, Cucumber_9930_V3, whole genome shotgun sequence genome contains:
- the LOC101219273 gene encoding serine/threonine-protein kinase-like protein At3g51990 yields the protein MGYLSCRAESAISTSNSLTPSSSTNSSHKLEKPLKIQQFDYSDLEAATNGFSDQKLLGKGSHGYVYKAVLGGRLVAVKKSSRAQIVAPPPARPASLSSSMASCEITNEVDNEIEILSKIQSPRLVNLVGFTNDSKDRLLVVEFMSNGTLYDVIHSGSRPLYWGRRIRLALQTAKAIETLHASNPPVIHRDIKSANVLIDRNYNARLGDFGLAIQGYADDYRLRSTPPAGTMGYLDPCYVTPDNLSTKTDVFSFGILLLEIISGRKAIDVGYSPPSIVDWAVPLIKKGKLMAIYDPRIAPPKDPIVRKQLAVIAAKCVRSCRERRPSMKDVVVWLTGLSKLVPLHSWNGFNNPCLMVETVGRPVEMRNSQSNLRSPSVEDGDLDVGNAKMSRRDIKNSRRVYSDLGISNNLMDLMACIEEESGFRDESNRVGSHSRFSNRFFSSRFVSGRNHELEAK